The Dermacentor albipictus isolate Rhodes 1998 colony chromosome 2, USDA_Dalb.pri_finalv2, whole genome shotgun sequence genome has a segment encoding these proteins:
- the LOC135918903 gene encoding uncharacterized protein, which produces MPPKCRKTSRHAALVDAHGHRRRRVVDRDTYYHRRRTADILWRAEMTSCFNALRCLVLPSSPRSRLHRSRRAVLQAAVQRLRYLEGVVSELLANDNGRRASPRNLRDVRSQFRRSLEATPPARRKRRQSEQSSPELLPSLEVLGDCDQEAFTGVRELGGASNRADAAMSVPSSPSICQVWWSNRAVEEAIMSSPTVQSLVDSFYDDVPLPTNGLNSAQLVPDEVIVLEAVPPSDSDDEQLVPFATLAPDFDSSNFASDSKAIRSEDPLLSSAAIVHTAKSPEKHLLMCDEHDAPNWPAEQLIIGTQVDWVLDIHL; this is translated from the coding sequence ATGCCACCGAAATGTCGCAAGACTTCGAGACACGCCGCTCTAGTGGACGCCCATGGTCACCGAAGACGGCGAGTCGTGGACAGAGACACGTATTACCACCGCCGAAGGACGGCAGATATTCTGTGGCGAGCCGAGATGACCAGCTGCTTCAACGCATTGCGCTGCCTGGTGCTGCCTTCGTCACCGCGTAGCCGACTGCACCGATCCAGACGCGCCGTTCTACAGGCAGCAGTTCAAAGACTGCGTTACTTGGAAGGCGTGGTATCTGAGCTGCTTGCTAACGACAACGGCCGTCGAGCCTCGCCGCGCAACCTTCGGGATGTGAGGAGCCAGTTCCGTCGTAGTCTTGAGGCAACTCCGCCGGCGAGGCGAAAGCGACGCCAGAGCGAGCAAAGCTCGCCAGAGCTACTGCCGTCTCTGGAAGTGTTGGGGGACTGCGACCAGGAAGCGTTCACGGGTGTTCGCGAACTTGGCGGCGCAAGCAACCGTGCCGATGCTGCCATGAGCGTGCCATCGAGCCCAAGCATTTGTCAAGTTTGGTGGAGTAACCGCGCGGTGGAGGAGGCCATCATGTCGTCGCCGACGGTGCAAAGCCTCGTGGATAGCTTCTACGACGACGTGCCCCTTCCTACGAACGGGCTCAACTCTGCGCAGCTCGTGCCCGACGAGGTCATTGTCCTCGAGGCCGTTCCGCCGTCTGATTCCGACGACGAACAGCTGGTCCCATTCGCAACGCTAGCTCCGGACTTTGACTCCAGTAATTTTGCTAGCGACTCCAAGGCAATAAGATCAGAAGACCCCTTGCTTAGTTCAGCTGCCATTGTGCATACTGCCAAAAGCCCTGAGAAGCATCTGCTCATGTGCGATGAACATGATGCTCCCAACTGGCCAGCTGAGCAACTGATCATAGGCACCCAAGTAGACTGGGTTCTTGACATTCATCTATAG